One stretch of Leptospira bourretii DNA includes these proteins:
- a CDS encoding synaptic vesicle VAT-1 family membrane protein gives MLREVYRIEKTGSIDNLHRKNEPLRPPEGDEVTIEVKAIGLNFADVFSIYGLYSATPKGSFIPGLEFAGKIVKIGEKVKNFEVGDSVFGVTRFGAYTTHLNISEKTVFALPKDWSMQDGAAFAVQALTAYYALVPLGQVKEGDHVLIHSAAGGVGIMAGHIAKKKKAITIGLVGDSVKFSILKEVGYDYFLIRSPNFKQEMQKILSDQPLKIVLECLGGRYFQDSYDLLAPMGRLITYGSANFTPSHSFRNWFSIAYSYLRRPKIDPLSMISDNKSVMGFNLIWLWNEIDELRKHFSDLMMLSLPKQTIGHEFSFDSIHDALRTFQSGQTIGKIVIKVP, from the coding sequence ATGTTAAGAGAAGTCTATCGCATCGAAAAAACCGGATCTATCGACAACCTTCATCGTAAAAACGAACCTTTAAGGCCACCCGAAGGTGATGAAGTGACCATTGAAGTAAAAGCCATTGGACTTAACTTCGCTGATGTTTTTTCGATTTATGGTTTGTATTCAGCAACACCCAAAGGAAGTTTCATCCCCGGTTTGGAATTTGCTGGAAAAATCGTGAAAATAGGCGAAAAAGTGAAGAATTTTGAAGTCGGTGACTCCGTGTTTGGTGTGACTCGGTTTGGTGCATACACAACTCATCTGAACATTTCTGAAAAAACTGTTTTTGCACTTCCAAAAGATTGGTCAATGCAAGATGGAGCAGCATTCGCTGTACAAGCACTCACTGCATACTATGCACTGGTTCCATTAGGACAAGTGAAAGAAGGTGATCATGTTCTGATTCATAGTGCAGCTGGTGGTGTTGGGATCATGGCAGGTCACATTGCAAAGAAAAAAAAAGCAATCACCATCGGTCTTGTAGGTGATTCCGTTAAGTTTTCGATCTTAAAAGAGGTTGGTTATGATTATTTTCTCATTAGATCTCCTAATTTTAAACAAGAGATGCAGAAAATATTATCAGATCAGCCATTAAAAATCGTTTTAGAATGTTTAGGTGGTCGTTATTTTCAGGACAGTTATGATCTCTTAGCACCAATGGGAAGGCTTATTACCTATGGTAGTGCGAACTTCACACCATCACATTCATTCCGAAATTGGTTTTCGATCGCCTATTCTTACCTCAGAAGACCAAAAATTGATCCATTATCCATGATTTCAGACAATAAATCGGTGATGGGATTCAATTTAATATGGTTGTGGAATGAAATTGATGAACTTCGAAAACATTTTTCCGATTTAATGATGTTATCACTACCAAAACAAACCATTGGGCATGAGTTTAGCTTTGATTCGATACACGATGCACTCCGTACATTTCAATCAGGACAAACAATTGGTAAGATCGTTATCAAAGTTCCGTAG
- the gcvT gene encoding glycine cleavage system aminomethyltransferase GcvT, translating to MVLESDREKAVELKQTPLHTIHKEMGAKMVPFGGWDMPVQYTGIIQEHLATRSAAGLFDVSHMGEIFVTGNETDVLSFLESVTCNTISGMKAGQVQYNAVVNEAGGLVDDITVYKFSESKYMICSNASNYPAVTKHLETYKKGNVTVVDDSKNWHQIALQGPKADEIFSKYLGKDLSSILYYHFEEMNWKGETIIVSRTGYTGEDGFEIYTSNELGVTLWKELLEIGKEFGLVPVGLGARDTLRLEAKYPLYGHELNAEWTPVESGINFIVKEKLSPYLGYTRIMADKKNGPKRKVVGIRLMEPGVLRENFPIFSSEGKEIGKSTSGTHSPSRKESLGLAILDTEFAKNQMEVFVEIRGQKKLAKVETGAFIQGSVRNNR from the coding sequence ATGGTTTTAGAGTCTGATCGAGAGAAAGCCGTGGAACTAAAACAAACACCTTTACACACAATTCATAAAGAAATGGGAGCCAAGATGGTTCCTTTTGGCGGATGGGACATGCCTGTGCAATATACAGGAATCATCCAAGAACATTTGGCCACAAGATCGGCTGCGGGACTCTTTGATGTATCCCATATGGGTGAAATTTTTGTCACCGGAAATGAAACAGATGTTCTATCTTTCTTAGAATCAGTCACTTGCAACACCATCTCAGGGATGAAAGCAGGCCAAGTGCAATACAATGCAGTGGTAAATGAAGCTGGTGGGCTTGTGGATGATATCACTGTTTATAAATTCAGTGAATCAAAGTATATGATTTGTTCTAATGCTTCCAACTATCCTGCAGTAACAAAACATTTAGAAACATATAAAAAAGGGAACGTTACTGTTGTTGATGATAGCAAAAACTGGCATCAAATTGCATTACAAGGCCCAAAAGCAGATGAAATTTTTTCTAAGTACCTTGGTAAGGACTTAAGTTCCATCCTTTATTATCATTTTGAAGAAATGAATTGGAAAGGAGAAACCATCATCGTATCACGCACTGGTTATACGGGAGAAGATGGATTTGAAATTTATACTTCAAATGAACTTGGTGTCACTCTCTGGAAAGAATTATTAGAAATTGGTAAAGAATTTGGTTTGGTTCCCGTAGGTCTTGGCGCACGTGACACTCTAAGACTGGAAGCAAAATACCCACTATACGGTCATGAACTGAATGCAGAATGGACCCCTGTAGAATCAGGAATCAACTTTATTGTCAAAGAAAAACTATCCCCTTACTTAGGATATACTCGAATCATGGCTGACAAAAAGAACGGCCCCAAACGGAAAGTTGTGGGGATTCGCCTGATGGAACCGGGGGTTTTACGAGAAAATTTCCCCATTTTCTCTAGTGAAGGGAAAGAAATTGGCAAATCTACCTCAGGAACTCACTCACCTAGCCGGAAAGAATCCCTAGGACTTGCCATTCTCGACACTGAATTCGCAAAAAACCAGATGGAAGTATTTGTGGAGATTCGTGGACAAAAGAAATTGGCTAAAGTGGAGACTGGTGCTTTCATCCAAGGCAGTGTTCGAAACAATCGCTAA
- the gcvH gene encoding glycine cleavage system protein GcvH has translation MADTQAKDGYYYTEKHEWVRVEGDVALIGITDFAQNALGDIVFIDLPKPGKQIKAKDSLGTIESVKAAEDLYSPISGEVVETNASLGSNPAAVNAEPFDTWMVKLKNIQTSELGNLLSAAQYKEYVSKLD, from the coding sequence ATGGCAGATACACAAGCAAAAGACGGATATTATTATACGGAAAAACATGAATGGGTCAGAGTCGAAGGTGACGTAGCTCTCATCGGAATCACTGACTTTGCACAAAATGCACTAGGTGATATTGTATTTATCGACCTTCCGAAACCTGGAAAACAAATCAAAGCAAAAGACAGTCTTGGAACCATTGAATCTGTAAAGGCAGCCGAAGATTTATATTCACCAATTTCTGGTGAAGTTGTGGAAACAAATGCAAGTCTTGGTTCCAATCCAGCAGCAGTAAATGCCGAACCTTTTGATACTTGGATGGTAAAATTAAAAAACATCCAAACATCCGAACTCGGAAATCTTTTATCCGCAGCACAATACAAAGAATAC
- a CDS encoding suppressor of fused domain protein: protein MNPITPKVLYQEANPYGSFTAFLEDDGRTIYLYLQSHNNPEWPMKTLWVRNLIDAPEARVDEDFDAGLAPVLTKSEITDPNAQSSLTEDQIHFIWSEEGDGVALFVEEELQAYLPSWSGIKGIHGYAKFAKEEAPTASPLGDPENGVIAERVRTNRKFWESVAKKDHWKKAQKLRLDFLESKLGKHEKYWSADGGKYPSLGIASFLPKEFPGIKIFSTIGMSVQNQPSIELYHKDYENFSRIELVFAIQLLKDSEDKSETWIQHVLGEMVKFPWNTGIWFGHSHTIQNPRKDPDQLYLDFNWFVLRNVTDEIEQGSNESLPNLHGLITENGKRANFLLLTPIATEERICFMREGSAKFWETWKKEGYSFFHDSERRMLEF from the coding sequence ATGAATCCCATTACCCCAAAAGTTTTATACCAAGAAGCAAATCCTTACGGTTCTTTTACTGCCTTTTTAGAAGATGATGGAAGAACCATTTACCTTTACTTACAATCACATAACAACCCTGAGTGGCCCATGAAAACACTTTGGGTGCGGAATTTAATTGATGCACCTGAGGCTCGTGTGGATGAAGATTTTGATGCGGGCCTTGCTCCAGTATTGACCAAATCAGAAATTACAGATCCCAATGCACAAAGTTCACTCACGGAAGACCAAATCCATTTCATTTGGTCAGAAGAAGGTGATGGTGTTGCTTTGTTTGTAGAAGAAGAACTACAAGCGTATCTTCCTTCTTGGTCAGGGATCAAAGGGATTCATGGATATGCGAAGTTTGCAAAAGAAGAAGCTCCTACTGCTTCTCCTCTCGGTGATCCAGAAAATGGAGTGATTGCTGAACGAGTGAGGACCAATCGAAAATTTTGGGAATCTGTTGCAAAAAAAGATCATTGGAAGAAAGCACAAAAACTACGATTGGATTTTTTAGAATCAAAACTTGGAAAACATGAAAAGTATTGGTCTGCTGATGGAGGAAAGTATCCTTCTCTAGGAATCGCATCATTTTTACCCAAAGAATTTCCTGGGATCAAAATCTTTTCCACGATTGGGATGAGTGTACAAAACCAACCTTCTATCGAACTCTATCATAAAGATTATGAAAACTTTTCTCGTATCGAACTTGTTTTTGCCATCCAACTTTTAAAAGACTCAGAAGATAAATCAGAAACTTGGATCCAACATGTCCTGGGTGAGATGGTAAAGTTTCCTTGGAACACAGGAATTTGGTTTGGTCATTCTCATACCATTCAAAATCCAAGAAAAGATCCCGACCAACTTTATCTAGACTTCAACTGGTTCGTTCTACGCAACGTCACAGACGAAATAGAACAAGGCTCTAATGAATCTCTACCAAACCTACATGGACTCATTACTGAGAATGGAAAACGCGCTAATTTTCTCTTATTAACTCCCATTGCAACTGAAGAACGAATTTGTTTTATGCGAGAAGGTTCTGCAAAATTTTGGGAAACCTGGAAGAAAGAAGGTTATAGTTTCTTTCACGACAGCGAACGAAGGATGTTAGAATTCTAA
- a CDS encoding alpha-ketoglutarate-dependent dioxygenase AlkB family protein — protein MHLFHKSESENLLPYDGVLLYIPHFLPTDESDRVYLSLMEGIVWKPDEAILYGKHITTKRSVAWYAEKGFSYRYSGTAKTALPWSPELIELKAKVELASHEKFNSCLLNLYHDGNEGMAWHSDDETSLRPNSTIASVSLGAERLFRFKHKKTNEQVELSLEHGSLLLMKDVIQRHWLHSLPKAMKVKRPRINLTFRQFGMI, from the coding sequence ATGCACTTGTTTCACAAATCTGAATCGGAAAATCTTTTACCTTATGACGGGGTTTTACTCTATATCCCGCATTTTCTCCCCACGGATGAATCCGATCGGGTTTATCTTTCTCTTATGGAAGGGATTGTTTGGAAACCGGACGAGGCCATTCTCTATGGAAAACACATTACTACCAAACGGAGTGTGGCTTGGTATGCAGAAAAAGGTTTTTCTTATCGTTATTCAGGAACCGCAAAAACTGCCCTTCCTTGGTCGCCGGAACTCATCGAATTAAAAGCCAAAGTGGAATTGGCTTCTCATGAAAAATTCAATTCTTGTCTTTTAAACTTATACCATGATGGGAATGAAGGAATGGCTTGGCATAGTGATGATGAAACTTCGTTACGTCCTAACTCTACGATAGCTTCTGTCAGTCTGGGAGCCGAACGGCTCTTTCGTTTTAAACATAAAAAAACCAATGAACAAGTAGAGTTGTCATTGGAACATGGAAGTTTACTTTTGATGAAAGATGTGATTCAAAGGCATTGGTTACATTCCCTTCCCAAAGCGATGAAGGTCAAACGACCAAGGATCAATTTAACCTTTCGTCAATTTGGAATGATTTGA
- a CDS encoding DUF4269 domain-containing protein produces MQALFSNPFQQFEFLQSGTPKQQELARDLEDWKILKSLHGFKPTLAGTIPLDIDTDSSDVDILVKFNIPAHLQKICYAKFRNLSNYSFSEKTIALRATLICRFETKKFRYEIFGQSVEPTDQYAWIHMMVENRFLTLADPTFREEIRSLKKQGIKTEPAFCKVLDLKGDPYKTLVQWNQKSDEEFRDLLLQRGYQIIPN; encoded by the coding sequence ATGCAAGCCCTGTTTTCCAATCCCTTCCAACAATTTGAATTTCTCCAATCGGGAACACCCAAACAACAGGAACTTGCCAGGGATTTAGAAGATTGGAAAATTCTAAAATCCTTACATGGTTTCAAACCTACTTTGGCCGGAACCATCCCTTTGGATATTGATACCGATTCCAGTGATGTGGATATCTTAGTAAAATTCAATATCCCTGCTCATTTACAAAAGATTTGTTATGCTAAGTTTCGCAATTTATCAAATTATAGTTTTTCTGAAAAAACAATCGCACTCCGAGCCACTTTGATTTGTCGATTTGAAACAAAAAAGTTCCGTTATGAAATTTTTGGACAATCGGTGGAACCAACTGATCAGTATGCTTGGATTCATATGATGGTGGAAAATCGATTTTTAACTTTGGCAGATCCAACATTCCGAGAAGAAATACGTAGTTTAAAAAAACAAGGGATCAAAACAGAACCAGCGTTTTGTAAAGTATTGGATTTAAAAGGTGATCCTTATAAAACACTTGTCCAATGGAATCAAAAATCGGACGAAGAGTTTCGAGACTTACTCTTACAAAGAGGATATCAAATCATTCCAAATTGA